One stretch of Rathayibacter festucae DSM 15932 DNA includes these proteins:
- a CDS encoding circularly permuted type 2 ATP-grasp protein, translating to MGDLFDGYGSQKVERPRTGASPWDEMFADVAATSGPAGVRDSYRDIYSSLARMTQEELRGRTDALASSYLAQGVTFDFAGEERPFPLDAVPRVIESAEWNEVQSGIKQRVRALEAFLADVYGPQNAVKDGVIPAALLSSSSHFHRQAAGIEPANGVRIQVSGIDLIRDEVGDWRVLEDNVRVPSGVSYVISNRRVMAQTLPELFVSMRVRPVGDYPNRLLQALRASAPEGVDDPTVVVLTPGVYNSAYFEHTLLARLMGVELVEGRDLFCTGGKVFMRTTSGPTRVDVIYRRVDDEFLDPLQFRADSMLGSPGLMLAARLGNVTIANAVGNGVADDKLVYTYLPDLIRYYLSEEPVIKNVDTWRLEDPGALEEVLDRLDELVVKPVDGSGGKGLVVGPAASAKELAELRSRLQADPRGWIAQPVVQLSTIPTLVDDGMRPRHADLRPFAVNDGKDIWVLPGGLTRVALPEGQLVVNSSQGGGSKDTWVVGLEGAPLTEPDAHDISGLVEDQAAVTTSIPIVYPLNHTPDQSPQDAANHDQDQQQQQQTLAAGEDA from the coding sequence ATGGGTGACCTCTTCGACGGATACGGGTCCCAGAAGGTCGAGCGGCCCCGCACGGGCGCCTCACCCTGGGACGAGATGTTCGCCGATGTCGCGGCGACCAGCGGCCCGGCCGGCGTCCGCGACTCCTACCGCGACATCTACTCCTCGCTCGCGCGGATGACGCAGGAGGAGCTGCGCGGTCGCACCGATGCGCTCGCCTCCTCCTACCTCGCGCAGGGCGTGACCTTCGACTTCGCAGGCGAGGAGCGGCCCTTCCCGCTCGACGCCGTCCCGCGCGTGATCGAGAGCGCCGAGTGGAACGAGGTGCAGAGCGGCATCAAGCAGCGCGTCCGCGCACTCGAGGCCTTCCTCGCCGACGTCTACGGCCCGCAGAACGCGGTGAAGGACGGCGTGATCCCCGCCGCCCTGCTCTCCAGCTCCAGCCACTTCCACCGCCAGGCCGCCGGGATCGAGCCGGCCAACGGCGTGCGGATCCAGGTCTCCGGCATCGACCTCATCCGCGACGAGGTCGGCGACTGGCGGGTGCTCGAGGACAACGTCCGCGTCCCCTCCGGCGTCTCCTACGTCATCTCGAACCGTCGGGTGATGGCGCAGACGCTGCCCGAGCTGTTCGTGTCGATGCGGGTGCGGCCGGTCGGCGACTACCCCAACCGCCTGCTCCAGGCCCTGCGCGCCTCCGCCCCCGAGGGCGTCGACGACCCCACCGTCGTCGTGCTCACCCCCGGCGTCTACAACTCGGCCTACTTCGAGCACACCCTGCTCGCCCGCCTGATGGGCGTCGAGCTGGTCGAGGGCCGCGACCTCTTCTGCACCGGCGGCAAGGTGTTCATGCGCACCACCTCCGGGCCGACCCGCGTCGACGTGATCTACCGCCGCGTCGACGACGAGTTCCTCGACCCGCTGCAGTTCCGCGCTGACTCGATGCTCGGCTCGCCCGGGCTCATGCTCGCCGCGCGCCTGGGGAACGTCACGATCGCGAACGCGGTCGGCAACGGCGTCGCCGACGACAAGCTCGTCTACACCTACCTGCCCGACCTGATCCGCTACTACCTCTCGGAGGAGCCGGTGATCAAGAACGTCGACACCTGGCGCCTGGAGGATCCGGGCGCGCTCGAGGAGGTGCTCGACCGCCTCGACGAGCTCGTCGTGAAGCCGGTCGACGGCTCCGGCGGCAAGGGCCTCGTCGTCGGGCCGGCCGCCTCGGCGAAGGAGCTGGCCGAGCTGCGCTCGCGGCTGCAGGCCGACCCGCGCGGCTGGATCGCCCAGCCGGTGGTGCAGCTCTCGACCATCCCGACCCTGGTCGACGACGGGATGCGGCCCCGGCACGCGGACCTCCGTCCCTTCGCGGTCAACGACGGCAAGGACATCTGGGTGCTGCCCGGCGGACTCACCCGGGTCGCGCTGCCCGAGGGCCAGCTGGTCGTCAACTCGTCGCAGGGCGGCGGGTCGAAGGACACCTGGGTCGTCGGCCTCGAGGGCGCGCCGCTCACCGAGCCGGACGCCCACGACATCTCCGGGCTCGTCGAGGACCAGGCCGCGGTGACCACCTCGATCCCGATCGTCTATCCGCTGAACCACACGCCCGACCAGTCGCCGCAGGACGCGGCCAACCACGACCAGGACCAGCAGCAGCAGCAGCAGACGCTCGCCGCAGGGGAGGACGCCTGA